Proteins found in one Labrus bergylta chromosome 8, fLabBer1.1, whole genome shotgun sequence genomic segment:
- the cox6b2 gene encoding cytochrome c oxidase subunit 6B2 — MAENIEEKIKSYRTAPFDARFPNTNQTRNCYQNYLDFHRCNKALSAKDQDVAPCDWYQRVYKSLCPMSWVSKWDEQIENGSFAGKV; from the exons ATGGCTGAAAACATTGAGGAGAAGATTAAGTCATACAGGACTGCTCCCTTTGACGCCCGATTCCCCAACACCAACCAGACCCGCAACTGTTACCAGAACTACCTGG ACTTCCACAGGTGTAACAAGGCCCTGTCAGCAAAAGACCAGGATGTGGCTCCCTGTGACTGGTACCAGAGGGTTTACAAGAGCCTCTGTCCCATGAGCTGG GTTTCCAAATGGGACGAACAGATAGAGAACGGAAGTTTTGCGGGAAAAGTCTGA
- the slc2a3b gene encoding solute carrier family 2, facilitated glucose transporter member 3 has protein sequence MERMEDEKPKKKLTVYLLYCVSTAVIGSLQFGYNTGVINAPEQKLRRFFQNVSTERYGEPFSPGTNTMVWSFAVAIFSVGGMIGSFSVGAMVTKFGRRKSMLLNNILAIIGGSLMGLSVVTQSFEIIIVGRLIIGVFCGLCTGLTPMYVGEISPTAVRGAFGTLHQLGVVIGILVAQIFGLESLLGSDNLWPLLLALTILPAIVQTIMLPFCPESPRYLLIVLNQEEEARKALVRLRGCEDVSDDIQEMKEEGMKMAMEKKVTIAELFRSPNYRQPIIIAIILQLSQQLSGINAVFYYSTGIFDTAGVTQPIYATIGAGVVNTVFTVVSLFLVERAGRRTLHLIGLAGMAISALLMTISLSLVKTTPNLSYLAIVAVFAFVASFEMGPGPIPWFIVAELFSQGPRPAAMAISGFSNWTANFLVGLGFPKLEELCGPYVFIIFMVLLIMFFIFTYLRVPETKGRTFDDIAQGFASSAGKPATPLDPEAMVVSLPENKEPSPMSPTEKVPMVDLPPEKP, from the exons ATGGAGCGAATGGAGGATGAGAag ccaaagaagaagttgacagtTTACCTGCTCTACTGTGTATCCACTGCAGTCATTGGCTCGCTGCAGTTTGGCTACAACACCGGGGTCATCAATGCACCAGAGcag AAACTACGGAGGTTTTTCCAGAATGTGTCCACAGAGCGGTACGGGGAACCTTTCAGCCCAGGAACAAACACCATGGTGTGGAGTTTTGCTGTTGCAATCTTTAGTGTGGGAGGAATGATCGGGTCTTTCTCTGTTGGAGCCATGGTCACCAAATTTGGCag GCGTAAGTCCATGCTACTGAATAACATCCTGGCTATCATTGGCGGAAGTCTGATGGGACTGTCGGTTGTGACTCAGTCTTTTGAGATCATCATAGTTGGTCGGTTGATCATCGGCGTGTTCTGCGGTCTGTGCACCGGCCTGACCCCCATGTACGTTGGCGAGATCAGCCCCACAGCCGTCAGAGGAGCCTTCGGCACCCTGCATCAGCTGGGTGTAGTTATTGGCATCCTGGTGGCACAG atCTTCGGTCTGGAGTCTCTGCTGGGCTCAGACAATCTGTGGCCTCTGCTGCTCGCTCTGACCATCCTGCCTGCCATAGTGCAGACCATCATGCTGCCCTTCTGCCCTGAAAGCCCCCGCTACCTGCTCATCGTCCTCAACCAGGAGGAAGAGGCAAGAAAAG CACTGGTGCGTCTGCGCGGCTGTGAGGATGTGAGTGATGACATTCAAGAGATGAAGGAGGAAGGGATGAAGATGGCCATGGAAAAGAAAGTGACCATCGCTGAACTCTTCCGCTCTCCAAACTATCGTCAGCCCATCATTATCGCCATCATCCTGCAGCTCTCTCAGCAGCTGTCTGGCATCAACGCT GTCTTTTACTACTCTACAGGTATTTTTGACACTGCTGGTGTTACTCAACCCATCTATGCCACCATAGGAGCTGGAGTTGTCAACACTGTGTTTACTGTCGTCTCT CTATTCCTGGTGGAACGGGCAGGCCGAAGGACGTTGCACCTGATTGGCCTGGCTGGAATGGCTATATCTGCCCTCCTCATGACCATCTCGCTTTCTTTGGTG AAGACAACACCCAATCTGAGCTACTTGGCCATTGTGGCTGTGTTCGCCTTTGTTGCCAGTTTTGAGATGGGTCCAGGTCCCATCCCATGGTTCATTGTGGCTGAGCTTTTCTCCCAGGGGCCCCGACCTGCTGCAATGGCCATCTCTGGTTTCTCAAACTGGACTGCTAACTTCCTGGTGGGGCTTGGTTTCCCTAAACTCGAG gAACTGTGTGGTCCTTAtgtcttcatcatcttcatggTGCTTCTCATCATGTTCTTCATATTCACCTACCTGCGAGTGCCTGAGACCAAAGGAAGGACCTTTGATGACATCGCTCAGGGATTCGCTTCAAGTGCCGGAAAACCCGCAACACCTCTGGACCCTGAAGCTATGGTGGTCAGCCTGCCAGAGAACAAAGAACCTTCACCCATGTCCCCGACAGAAAAGGTTCCCATGGTGGATCTTCCTCCAGAGAAGCcctga